The sequence GCTCGAACCAGTGACCCTCGCCTTGTAAGGGCGATGCTCTCCCAACTGAGCTAAGCAACCATTCTCACTGTGACACTTCTGCGTCGTTGCGAGGAGGCATTATAGGGATCAGATAAAAACTGTCAAATAAAAATTGCGAACTTTGTGTTGTTTGCTGACATTTTAATCATTTCGATTAGCAGATGCGCTGAGCGCTCAGTCTTGATAAACTTGCCGCCATTATTTTGACCGGTTTAAATGAAAGGAAAAAACATGAGTGTGGTAACGCGTTTTGCTCCCAGTCCAACAGGTTATTTGCATGTCGGTGGTGCTCGTACCGCTTTATATTCTTGGTTAGTTGCCAAGGCACAAGGCGGTGAGTTCGTATTACGTATTGAAGACACCGACCGTGAGCGCTCAACACAGCCTGCTATTGATGCAATTTTAGAAGGCATGGAATGGCTAGGGTTGAACTGGGATCGTGGTCCTTATTATCAAACTCAACGTTTTGACCGCTACAAAGAGCTTATTGATAAGCTTTTGGAAGAAGATAAAGCTTACAAGTGCTATTGTTCTGCCGAGCGTTTGGAAAAAATGCGTGAAGAGCAAATGGCAGCCGGTGAAAAGCCTCGCTACGACGGTCATTGCCGTGATAATCCTAACGTTGGCGGTGACAAATACGTGATTCGTTTTCGTAACCCGCAAGAAGGTAGCGTGGTTTTCGATGATCACATTCGCGGGCGTATTGAATTTGCGAATACTGAGCTGGATGATTTGATCATTGCCCGAACCGATGGCACGCCGACCTATAACTTCTGTGTTGTCGTAGATGACTGGGACATGGATATTACGCATGTTGTTCGTGGTGAAGACCACATTAACAACACACCGCGCCAGATTAATATCCTTAAAGCTCTAGGGGCGCCTGTACCAGAATATGCACACGTTTCCATGATTTTAGGTGACGACGGTAAAAAGCTTTCTAAACGTCACGGCGCGGTCAGTGTCATGCAATACCGTGATGACGGTTATGTACCTGAAGCGGTCGTTAACTACTTAGCGCGCCTGGGTTGGTCTCATGGTGATCAGGAAATATTCAGTCGCGAAGAACTCATTGAATACTTCAAACTGGATGATGTGAATAAAGCAGCATCTGCCTTTAATACCGAAAAGCTGAACTGGCTAAATCAGCACTATATGAAAACGCTGCCGGCTGAAAAAGTGGCGCCACAACTGCGGTGGCAGTTTGACCAAATTGGCGTGGATACCAGCAACGGTCCTGCTCTTGAGAAAGTGGTTGCGTTGCAGGCCGACCGAGTGAAAACTCTGAAAGAAATGGCTGCCATTAGTCGTTATTTCTACGAATCAGTCGACGAATTTGAAGAGAAGGCGGCGAAGAAGCATTTACGTCCTGTGGCGAAAGAGCCTTTATTAAAAGCAAAAGAACTGCTTGGAGCAGTGAACGACTGGAATGCTGATACGATTCAGGCCGCAATTAATCAAACGGCCGCTGATTTGGATGTCGGAATGGGTAAAGTAGGTATGCCTTTAAGGGTAGCCGCTACCGGTGGAGGTAACTCTCCTTCGTTAGGTGAAACCCTGGAATTAATACCCCCAAAAACCGTTTTGGCGCGAATTGACCTTGCTTTAGAATTTATAGCTCAGCGTGAGAGTGCGTAACATTGCGTTAAAACGGCTTTAGGATACATCATGCCAGACATTAAGCATTTGATTGAAAACAATAAAGCGTGGGCGGAAGAGCAGATCCAAAGAGACCCTGACTTCTTTAAACGTTTGGTAGGGCAGCAAGCTCCAGAGTACTTATGGATTGGCTGCTCTGATAGTCGAGTGCCGGCGAATCAGATTGTTGGTATGGATCCTGGCGAGTTATTCGTGCACAGAAATGTGGCAAACCAGGTTATTCAGACAGATTTTAACTGCCTGTCTGTGATTCAGTTTGCTATTGAAACGTTGAAGGTTCGACACGTACTAGTCGTGGGGCATTATGGCTGCGGCGGTGTCAAAGCTGCTATGGAATCAAAGCCCCATGGGTTGGTTGACCACTGGCTGTATCCGATTCGCGATGTTTACCGCGAGCATGCCGATGAAATAGCTGTTCTGGAAGACTCTCAAAAAGTTGATCGTTTGTGCGAATTGAATGTCATAGAGCAGGTAAAAAATCTAGCTAAAACTAATGTTGTTCAGGAAGCCTGGGATAGAGAACAGCCTCTTACGTTACATGGTTGGGTTTATCGTTTGGATAACGGTTTAGTGAATGACATGAATGTGTCTGTTTCAAGTCGGGAAGGGTTGGAAGAGGTGTATCATGTTTATCACCAAAAACTGCCGGACGGCTTGAAAAAATAGTTTTTGATGAATAACTGAACAAACTGCCATAAAAACAGCCAAACAGTCTTATTTTTTCAAAAAATAGTTGACACATTAGCGCCGCTCGAAATAGAATGCGCCCCGCTGTCAAGGCAGTCTGTGATTGCCAGGTGCGGGGCTATAGCTCAGCTGGGAGAGCGCTTGCATGGCATGCAAGAGGTCAGCGGTTCGATCCCGCTTAGCTCCACCACGTTGTTTTCGGTAGAGCACCGACAGTAGTAAAAAGTATTTGGTTGCGTCCCCTTCGTCTAGAGGCCTAGGACACCGCCCTTTCACGGCGGTAACAGGGGTTCGAATCCCCTAGGGGACGCCATTCAAATACTGTGATGCAAAGTGATTATTGCGTCCCCTTCGTCTAGAGGCCTAGGACACCGCCCTTTCACGGCGGTAACAGGGGTTCGAATCCCCTAGGGGACGCCATCTCTTTTAAGAGGTTCACAACGCACATCAAACAGTCCAGGGTCCCCTTCGTCTAGAGGCCTAGGACACCGCCCTTTCACGGCGGTAACAGGGGTTCGAATCCCCTAGGGGACGCCATTTAAGGACAATACACTAACCGCCCGAAGGCGGTTTTTTTGTGCCTTTATTTTGTCAGCTCGAGTAAATAGGGTTCTAAGAAGTCAGCGATTTTGGGCTGGGCTTCCGCGGTGGGGTGAATGCCATCGTTCTGCACATAGTCTGGGTTAGTCGCTATTTTCTCCATAAAGAACGGCACGAGTTTAACGCCTTCTTCTTTCGCAACTTCTTCAAAAACTTGTCGAAACTGTTCGGCGAATCTCTGACCATAGTTGGGTGGTACCATAACCTGGCTCAACGCTACTTTAACGCCTTGTTGCTGCGCTTTATCGATCATTTGTTTCAAGTTTGACCGAACTGTGTTGAGGTCAAACCCTCTAAGACCATCGTTGCCACCTAATTCAATAAATAATGCGTCGGGTTGGTGACGCTCTAAAACGCCTTCTAAGCGGCTTAAACCACCACGAGTGGTCTCGCCACTAATACTGGCGTTTATGATGTTAATATCGGGGTGAGAGCTGTTCCAGCGACGGTCGAGTTCGGCCACCCAGGTTTGCTCCTGAGAAAGTCCGTAACCGGCGCTTAGGCTGTCACCTAAAACGACAAGTGAGACATTTGCGGAAACACTGCGTATAACTAGCAACAGTGATAAAAATAGACACGTTTTCAAAAGGAAGTTTTTCATTTTATGCTCATTCAAGCTCAACAACTGGAAAAAACCGTAGACACCTCTGAGGGTCCATTACAGATTCTGCAGCCAATTAACGTCAGTATCAATGCCGGCGAGACTGTTGCCATTGTTGGTGCGTCAGGCTCTGGCAAATCAACGTTGCTGTCGCTGCTTGCGGGGTTAGACCTCGCATCCTCCGGAGAGGTTCTTATAGAGAACGAAAAACTGAGCGAATTGGATGAAGAGCAGCGCGCGAAAGTTCGTGCTGATAAAGTTGGCTTTATTTTTCAGTCGTTCCTATTGGTGCCAAGTTTAAGTGCTCTGGAAAACGTCATGTTACCCGCTGAACTGGCGGGTCATAAAGGCGCAGAGAAAGAAGCCCGCGAACTATTAGCCAAAGTTGGGCTGGAAGATCGCTGGCACCATTACCCAAACCAGCTGTCAGGCGGTGAACAGCAACGGGTTGCTATTGCGCGTGCGTTTGTCGGTCAGCCAAAAATTCTGTTTGCCGATGAACCTACCGGTAATCTTGATGCTAAAACCGGTGGTAAGGTCGAAGAATTACTATTCGACCTCAACAAAGACTATGGCACAACATTAATAATGGTGACGCATGACCAACAGTTAGCGAAACGTTGTCAGCGCGTGCTGCAAATGGAAGCTGGGCAGTTATCGGAGGCGACACAGGATGTGGCATAAAATTTCGTTTCGTTTGCTTAAGCAGGAGCTGAAACGAGGTGAGCTGACAATTATGGCGCTGGCAATTATCTTGTCGGTTACCGCCGTGTTGTCTCTTTCTATTTTCAGTGACCGCCTACAAGCCGGACTGACTGAACGCAGCAGTGAATTCTTAGCCGCGGATCGTGTTTTGAGCTCACGTCGTGACATACCCCAGGAATGGCTGGATCAAGCCGGACAAATGAAACTCCAAACGGCTTGGAAAGTCGTGTTCAACTCCATGGCGTTTTCTGGCGAGAATATGACCCTGGTGGATGTCAAAGCGGTCAGTGACGGTTACCCATTACGAGGTGAGCTAGAAATCGCAGACCAGCCGTTTGGGCAAGGGTATGTGGCTGAAGGACTTCCCGCCGAAGGTGAGGCTTGGGTTGCATCGCAGTTGTTTCAGGCACTGCAGTTAGACATTGGCGACTCAATTGAAGTGGGCAACAGCAGCTTTAAGGTGACTAAAGTCGTCACTTACGAGCCTGATGTCGGTTTCTCGGTCTTTACTGACAGCCCAAATGTCATTATTCGCCATTCTCAGCTAGAAGAAACGGGGCTCATTCAACCGGGTAGCCGTGTGCGTTTTAACGTACTAATGGCTGGAGAACCAGGCGCTATTGATGCTTACGAAGACTGGCTGTTACCTCGACTCAATGACGACACCCACAGTTGGCGTAGTATTGAAGATGGTGATAGCCCGTTATCGCGTTCTTTAAATCGAGCTGAGCGCTTTATGATGCTGGCAAGCCTGCTCGGTGTGGTACTGGCCGCAACAGCGGTGGCAGTAGCAGCGCAGCGTTATTGCCAGCGAAACTATGATGTGGTCGCTATTTTTAAAACCTTAGGGGCTGATAAAAAACAAATACGCCGTATTTTCATTCTGCACTTGCTGTTATTAACCGCAGTGAGTGTTGCTATTGGTATGTTGCTGGGCTGGGCTATTCAGTACTTTGTGATTGAGTGGGTCTCTCAAAAGCTTGACGCAACCTTACCGCAATCCGGTTGGCAACCATACGCACTGGCGGCAGCAACCGGTGTTATCAGTGCTGTTATGTTTACTTTGTATCCGCTGTTTCGCTTGGTGGCGATTCCGCCATTGCGTGTATTGCACCGTCAGTTAACCGCGGGTAACGCTATTCGTTGGTTGCAGTGGGTATTGAGTGGCGGAACCATTTACGCACTGCTGGTAATTTACAGTCAGCAGTGGTGGCTCTCGACGGCTTTGTTCGCGGGGGGAGCCGTCGCAGCAGTCATTTTACTGGGGCTGGGGCGTTTATTTATTACGGCAAGCCGCAAGGCGGGGATGCAGGCTGGTAGCAGCTGGCGCCTCGCAATGGCAGGTTTGCAGCGAAGAGCCGCGCAAAACAGCGTACAAATGCTGAGCTTCTCAACAGCTATTATGTTGCTGTTATTAGTGATTGTTTTACGCAACGACTTACTGGAAGACTGGAAACGACAGTTACCAGCAGACGCTCCGAACTACTTTGCCATTAATATTGCCCAGGACAATGTTGATGATATGCAGGCAATGTTCGAGCGTGAAAATATTCCGTCGACTGATCTCTACCCTATCGTGCCGGGGCGTTTAACTCATATTAATGGTGAAAAACTTCATGACGAAGTGACCAAGGAAGATCGTGAAGACGACGAAGCAGAAGGACGCGAGGGCATTGGTCGGGAGCTGTCGCTGACATGGCGCGATACCTTACCACCTAACAACGAGCTAACAGCCGGTGAGTGGTGGGGCGATGACGCAAAACCTCAGGTGTCTGTTGAGCTAAATGTGTCAGAACGACTGGATATTAAAGTGGGTGATGAACTACGCTTTAATTTAGGTGGGCAGGAGTTTACAGTGCCGGTGACCAGTTTGCGAAAAGCCGACTGGAACACGCTGCAGCCGAACTTTTACATGATATTCAACACCTCGACATTGGAAGACTTTCCGGCGACATATATCACCAGCTTTAGGTTAGGCGAAGAGCGCAAGAGTGAGCTTTATGAACTCTTTAAGCCTTTCCCACAAACGTCGTTGATTGATCTGGATGCGATGATTGATCAGATACGTGAGGTGATTGGGCAAGTAAGTCTGGCGATAGTGTTTGTGTTGGTTCTCGTGATAATCGCTGGTTCACTGGTCTTGGTTGCACAGGTTCAGGCGAGCATGGAAGAACGGCAGAAAGAACTTGTGATTCTGCGGACGCTGGGTGCGCCCGGTAAATTATTGAGTCGTAGCATTACTTACGAGTTTTTGGTGTTGGGTGCTATTAGCGGATTAATAGCCACACTGGCGATGGAAATATCCTTGTTCATATTGCAAAACCAAGTATTTAACATGATGCCGGTAATCCATTGGAAACTATGGCTTGTAGGACCACTTTGCGGTGCTTTGGTAGTGGCTATTTTAGGTCGTTTGTCATGTTATCGCCTAATTAAACGCAATACAGCGCAACTTATCCGCAAGCTCGCGTAAGTTTGCGCCAGTGACTGACTCAGGAGGTGACCGATGAAGATTTTGATGACGGGAGGTACAGGCCTAATTGGCTCTGCGTTTATTCGCAAATACCGCAGTGATCATAAGTTCACGGTCACCACACGCGACAAAGAGCGAGCCAGGAAGCTGTTGGGCGACGATGTTAGTTTATTATCCTCAGTGGACGAGGTGGCGGATATCGGCCAATTTGATGCGGTTATCAATTTGCAGGGTGAGGGTATTGCTGACAAACGCTGGAGTGACTCTCGTAAGCAAGCGTTAAAAGACAGTCGTTGGCAAGTTACAGAAAAGATAGCTTCCTTAATGAATGCTGCAGAAGCTCCGCCTAAGGTGTTTCTGAGTGGCTCTGCGATTGGCTATTATGGCCCGAGAGACTCAGAGCCTGTCAACGAAGAGGGCAAGCCCGAGCACACG comes from Idiomarina sp. X4 and encodes:
- the gltX gene encoding glutamate--tRNA ligase, whose translation is MSVVTRFAPSPTGYLHVGGARTALYSWLVAKAQGGEFVLRIEDTDRERSTQPAIDAILEGMEWLGLNWDRGPYYQTQRFDRYKELIDKLLEEDKAYKCYCSAERLEKMREEQMAAGEKPRYDGHCRDNPNVGGDKYVIRFRNPQEGSVVFDDHIRGRIEFANTELDDLIIARTDGTPTYNFCVVVDDWDMDITHVVRGEDHINNTPRQINILKALGAPVPEYAHVSMILGDDGKKLSKRHGAVSVMQYRDDGYVPEAVVNYLARLGWSHGDQEIFSREELIEYFKLDDVNKAASAFNTEKLNWLNQHYMKTLPAEKVAPQLRWQFDQIGVDTSNGPALEKVVALQADRVKTLKEMAAISRYFYESVDEFEEKAAKKHLRPVAKEPLLKAKELLGAVNDWNADTIQAAINQTAADLDVGMGKVGMPLRVAATGGGNSPSLGETLELIPPKTVLARIDLALEFIAQRESA
- the can gene encoding carbonate dehydratase, giving the protein MPDIKHLIENNKAWAEEQIQRDPDFFKRLVGQQAPEYLWIGCSDSRVPANQIVGMDPGELFVHRNVANQVIQTDFNCLSVIQFAIETLKVRHVLVVGHYGCGGVKAAMESKPHGLVDHWLYPIRDVYREHADEIAVLEDSQKVDRLCELNVIEQVKNLAKTNVVQEAWDREQPLTLHGWVYRLDNGLVNDMNVSVSSREGLEEVYHVYHQKLPDGLKK
- a CDS encoding arylesterase, producing the protein MKNFLLKTCLFLSLLLVIRSVSANVSLVVLGDSLSAGYGLSQEQTWVAELDRRWNSSHPDINIINASISGETTRGGLSRLEGVLERHQPDALFIELGGNDGLRGFDLNTVRSNLKQMIDKAQQQGVKVALSQVMVPPNYGQRFAEQFRQVFEEVAKEEGVKLVPFFMEKIATNPDYVQNDGIHPTAEAQPKIADFLEPYLLELTK
- a CDS encoding ABC transporter ATP-binding protein; the encoded protein is MLIQAQQLEKTVDTSEGPLQILQPINVSINAGETVAIVGASGSGKSTLLSLLAGLDLASSGEVLIENEKLSELDEEQRAKVRADKVGFIFQSFLLVPSLSALENVMLPAELAGHKGAEKEARELLAKVGLEDRWHHYPNQLSGGEQQRVAIARAFVGQPKILFADEPTGNLDAKTGGKVEELLFDLNKDYGTTLIMVTHDQQLAKRCQRVLQMEAGQLSEATQDVA
- a CDS encoding ABC transporter permease; protein product: MWHKISFRLLKQELKRGELTIMALAIILSVTAVLSLSIFSDRLQAGLTERSSEFLAADRVLSSRRDIPQEWLDQAGQMKLQTAWKVVFNSMAFSGENMTLVDVKAVSDGYPLRGELEIADQPFGQGYVAEGLPAEGEAWVASQLFQALQLDIGDSIEVGNSSFKVTKVVTYEPDVGFSVFTDSPNVIIRHSQLEETGLIQPGSRVRFNVLMAGEPGAIDAYEDWLLPRLNDDTHSWRSIEDGDSPLSRSLNRAERFMMLASLLGVVLAATAVAVAAQRYCQRNYDVVAIFKTLGADKKQIRRIFILHLLLLTAVSVAIGMLLGWAIQYFVIEWVSQKLDATLPQSGWQPYALAAATGVISAVMFTLYPLFRLVAIPPLRVLHRQLTAGNAIRWLQWVLSGGTIYALLVIYSQQWWLSTALFAGGAVAAVILLGLGRLFITASRKAGMQAGSSWRLAMAGLQRRAAQNSVQMLSFSTAIMLLLLVIVLRNDLLEDWKRQLPADAPNYFAINIAQDNVDDMQAMFERENIPSTDLYPIVPGRLTHINGEKLHDEVTKEDREDDEAEGREGIGRELSLTWRDTLPPNNELTAGEWWGDDAKPQVSVELNVSERLDIKVGDELRFNLGGQEFTVPVTSLRKADWNTLQPNFYMIFNTSTLEDFPATYITSFRLGEERKSELYELFKPFPQTSLIDLDAMIDQIREVIGQVSLAIVFVLVLVIIAGSLVLVAQVQASMEERQKELVILRTLGAPGKLLSRSITYEFLVLGAISGLIATLAMEISLFILQNQVFNMMPVIHWKLWLVGPLCGALVVAILGRLSCYRLIKRNTAQLIRKLA